The Agrococcus sp. SGAir0287 DNA window TCCTCGCGGCCGGGCAGCGTGCGCATGTCGATGCGCGCCTCGGCGGTGCCGGGGATGACGTTGTGCTTGTAGCCGGCGTCGAGCATCGTCGGGTTCGCCGTCGTGCGCAGGCTCGCGCGCAGGAAGCGCGCCATGCCGCCCGTGCGCAGCGCGACGTCGTCGGGGCCGAGCTCCTCGACGTCGACGCCGAGCAGCCCCGCCACCTCGTCGACGAGCTGCCGCGTCGTGTCGGTGAGCTCGATGGGGAAGTCGTGGGCGCCCAGCGCCGCCACGGCGCGGGCGAGCTTCGTGACGGCGTTGTCGCGCATCACCTGCGACCCGTGCGCCGCCGTGCCCGTCGCGCGCAGCCGGATCCACAGCAGCGACTTCTCGGCGGTCTGCAGCAGGTACGCGCGGCGGCCGTCGAGCGTGACGGAGAAGCCGCCGACCTCGCTGATCGCCATCGACGCGCCGGCGAAGACCTCGGGGTGGTGCTCGACCAGCCAGTGCGCGCCGTACGCCCCGCCGTCCTCCTCGTCGGCGAAGAAGCCGAGGATGACGCGGCGGCGCGGCCGCACGCCCGCGCGCACGAGCTGCCGCACGGCCTGCAGCATCATCGCGACCATGTCCTTCATGTCCACGGCGCCACGGCCCCACAGCATGCCGTCGCGCACGACGCCCTCGAACGGGTCGACGCTCCACTGCGACGCGTCGGCGGGCACGACGTCGAGGT harbors:
- a CDS encoding M20/M25/M40 family metallo-hydrolase, with translation MTDQLSETAAIARDLIRFDTQNFGEGRSNGEADAAAYVAAFLADLGIASRTFEAAPGRHSVVAELEGEDATLPALVLHGHLDVVPADASQWSVDPFEGVVRDGMLWGRGAVDMKDMVAMMLQAVRQLVRAGVRPRRRVILGFFADEEDGGAYGAHWLVEHHPEVFAGASMAISEVGGFSVTLDGRRAYLLQTAEKSLLWIRLRATGTAAHGSQVMRDNAVTKLARAVAALGAHDFPIELTDTTRQLVDEVAGLLGVDVEELGPDDVALRTGGMARFLRASLRTTANPTMLDAGYKHNVIPGTAEARIDMRTLPGREDEALEVARRIVAEAADDVELDIVRQDVGLEVPFAGEAVEAMVAALQRHDPDAPVLPYMLSGGTDNKALSRLGIAGYGFAPLRLTPDLDFAAMFHGVDERVPLDALDFGTAVLADLLQEL